The following are encoded together in the Pan troglodytes isolate AG18354 chromosome 6, NHGRI_mPanTro3-v2.0_pri, whole genome shotgun sequence genome:
- the LRRC17 gene encoding leucine-rich repeat-containing protein 17, producing the protein MRVVTIVILLCFCKAAELRKASPGTVRSRVNHGRAGGGRRGSNPVKRYAPGLPCDVYTYLHEKYLDCQERKLVYVLPGWPQDLLHMLLARNKIRILKNNMFSKFKKLKSLDLQQNEISKIESEAFFGLNKLTTLLLQHNQIKVLTEEVFIYTPLLSYLRLYDNPWHCTCEIETLISMLQIPRNRNLGNYAKCESPQEQKNKKLRQIKSEQLCNEEEKEQLDPKPQVSGRPPVIKPEVDSTFCHNYVFPIQTLDCKRKELKKVPNNIPPDIVKLDLSYNKINQLRPKEFEDVHELKKLNLSSNGIEFIDPAAFLGLTHLEELDLSNNSLQNFDYGVLEDLYFLKLLWLRDNPWRCDYNIHYLYYWLKHHYNVHFNGLECKTPEEYKGWSVGKYIRSYYEECPKDKLPAYPESFDQDTEDEEWEKKHRDHTAKKQSVIITIVG; encoded by the exons ATGCGTGTGGTTACCATTGTAATCTTGCTCTGCTTTTGCAAAGCGGCTGAGCTGCGCAAAGCAAGCCCAGGCACTGTGAGAAGCCGAGTGAATCATGGCCGGGCGGGTGGAGGCCGGAGAGGCTCCAACCCGGTCAAACGCTACGCACCAGGCCTCCCGTGTGACGTGTACACATATCTCCATGAGAAATACTTAGATtgtcaagaaagaaaattagtttaTGTGCTGCCTGGTTGGCCTCAGGATTTGCTGCACATGCTGCTAGCAAGAAACAAGATCCGCATATTGAAGAACAACAtgttttccaagtttaaaaagctGAAAAGCCTGGATCTGCAGCAGAATGAGATCTCCAAAATTGAGAGTGAGGCGTTCTTTGGTTTAAACAAACTCACCACCCTCTTACTGCAGCACAACCAGATCAAAGTCTTGACAGAGGAAGTGTTCATTTACACACCTCTCTTGAGCTACCTGCGTCTTTATGACAACCCCTGGCACTGTACTTGTGAGATAGAAACGCTTATTTCAATGTTGCAGATTCCCAGGAACCGGAATTTGGGGAACTACGCCAAGTGCGAAAGtccacaagaacaaaaaaataaaaaactgcggCAGATAAAATCTGAACAGTTGtgtaatgaagaagaaaaggaacaatTGGACCCGAAACCCCAAGTGTCAGGGAGACCCCCAGTCATCAAGCCTGAGGTGGACTCAACTTTTTGCCACAATTATGTGTTTCCCATACAAACACTGGACTGCAAAAGGAAAG AGTTGAAAAAAGTGCCAAACAACATCCCTCCAGATATTGTTAAACTTGACTTGTCATACAATAAAATCAACCAACTTCGACCCAAGGAATTTGAAGATGTTCATGAGCTGAAGAAATTAAACCTCAGCAGCAATGGCATTGAATTCATCGATCCTG CCGCTTTTTTAGGGCTCACACATTTAGAAGAATTAGATTTATCAAACAACAGTCTGCAAAACTTTGACTATGGCGTATTAGAAGACTTGTATTTTTTGAAACTCTTGTGGCTCAGAGATAACCCTTGGAGATGTGACTACAACATTCACTACCTCTACTACTGGTTAAAGCACCACTACAATGTCCATTTTAATGGCCTGGAATGCAAAACGCCTGAAGAATACAAAGGATGGTCTGTGGGAAAATATATTAGAAGTTACTATGAAGAATGCCCCAAAGACAAGTTACCAGCATATCCTGAGTCATTTGACCAAGACACAGAAGatgaagaatgggaaaaaaaacatAGAGATCACACCGCAAAGAAGCAAAGCGTAATAATTACTATAGTAGGATAA